In Zea mays cultivar B73 chromosome 7, Zm-B73-REFERENCE-NAM-5.0, whole genome shotgun sequence, the following proteins share a genomic window:
- the LOC103632939 gene encoding protein PIN-LIKES 3 → MDLIQLFITACVPVFNMLLVTGVGSFLATDFAGILSKEARKHLNNVVFYVFNPSFVSIYLAKTITMESLAKLWFMPVNILLAFTFGLFFGWIVVKVTRAPAKLRGLILGCCSAGNLGNIFLIVIPALCKEKGSPFGAPDVCQDIGLAYFSLSMAIGAVFVWSIAYNIIRVTSKVEEGGGGHGNAQTNEPDVLSSGSGRGTVAEEKNSSTSNDCAHECTLPLLSNRIPAAKNKEPKLGRARKFLSSVCETVDLKKLFAPSTIAVIVGFIIGGTPLIRNAIIGDSAPLRVLQESTELIGGGAIPSVTLIMGANLLNGVRSGARVPPSVIAGVVAVRYILLPLLGTALVKGAVRLGLIQPDPLYQFILHLQYAVPPAMNIGTIMQLFGVGESECSVIFVWVYALASVAVTVWSAFFMWTLS, encoded by the exons ATGGATCTCATACAGCTCTTCATCACGGCATGTGTCCCGGTCTTTAACATGCTTCTGGTGACCGGTGTTGGGTCATTTCTAGCAACTGATTTTGCTGGCATACTAAGCAAAGAAGCAAGGAAACATTTAAACAAT GTAGTCTTTTATGTATTCAATCCCTCCTTTGTTTCAATCTATTTGGCAAAAACAATCACCATGGAAAGCTTGGCTAAACT GTGGTTTATGCCAGTAAATATTCTCCTTGCTTTTACCTTTGGTTTATTCTTTGGATGGATCGTGGTAAAAGTTACAAGAGCACCTGCCAAGCTAAGAGGCCTCATTTTGGGTTGTTGTTCTGCTG GAAATTTGGGCAATATTTTTCTCATCGTCATCCCCGCTCTTTGCAAAGAGAAAGGAAGCCCATTTGGAGCACCTGATGTTTGCCAGGACATCGGGCTAGCATATTTTTCGCTCTCGATGGCT ATCGGCGCTGTCTTCGTATGGTCTATCGCGTATAACATTATTCGCGTCACATCAAAGGTGGAGGAAGGAGGAGGAGGGCATGGCAACGCTCAGACAAATGAACCCGATGTGTTAAGCTCAGGAAGCGGTAGAGGAACTGTTGCGGAAGAGAAAAACTCCTCCACCTCAAATGATTGCGCCCATGAATGTACACTCCCCTTGCTTTCCAATAGAATACCTGCTGCTAAAAATAAG GAACCGAAGCTGGGGAGAGCACGGAAGTTTCTGTCATCAGTTTGTGAAACAGTCGACCTGAAGAAGCTCTTCGCTCCTTCAACCATTGCAGTG ATTGTCGGCTTCATAATTGGAGGAACGCCTCTGATTAGAAATGCTATAATCGGCGACAGCGCCCCGCTTCGTGTTCTTCAGGAATCGACTGAGTTGATAGG TGGAGGAGCGATTCCGTCCGTCACGTTGATCATGGGAGCAAACCTTCTGAACG GAGTTCGAAGCGGGGCAAGAGTTCCTCCGTCGGTGATAGCCGGCGTCGTAGCCGTGAGATACATCCTGCTGCCGCTGCTCGGCACCGCGCTGGTGAAGGGAGCCGTCCGGCTGGGCCTCATCCAGCCAGACCCGCTGTACCAGTTCATCCTCCACCTGCAGTACGCCGTGCCACCCGCAATGAACATTG GGACTATAATGCAGCTGTTTGGCGTCGGGgagagcgagtgctcggtgatctTCGTCTGGGTGTACGCGCTGGCCTCCGTCGCCGTCACCGTCTGGTCCGCCTTCTTCATGTGGACGCTGTCGTGA